Proteins encoded within one genomic window of Haloarcula marismortui ATCC 43049:
- a CDS encoding ABC transporter ATP-binding protein: MSQDNSNSDGIATVNDTAAGSQSSHRDRPLVGDDVVLSYSGTDEPVIDGESITAEPGAVTALVGPNGSGKSTLLKGLANQLEPEAGSVLLDGQDIQTLETKAIARKLGLLSQESTSPNSISVEDLVYHGRYPHRGFFDSVTEEDEAAVERAIDLAGCGHIREREVGSLSGGQKQLAWIAMVLAQDTDVLLLDEPTTFLDLHHQLEVMEIIETLRDESDITIVVVLHDLEQAARLADRMVALKDGEIQARGRPEDVVTEQLLADVFEIEAEVSATPRGPRVNPIRARHDGDDHTGGGDTAESDRAEEVVAE, encoded by the coding sequence ATGTCACAGGACAACTCCAACTCGGACGGTATCGCTACGGTCAATGACACCGCTGCTGGGTCCCAGTCCAGTCACCGGGACCGGCCGCTGGTCGGCGACGATGTGGTGCTTTCGTACTCCGGGACGGATGAACCGGTCATCGACGGTGAATCGATCACCGCCGAACCCGGGGCCGTGACTGCGCTCGTCGGCCCGAACGGGTCGGGCAAGAGCACGCTGCTGAAAGGCCTCGCAAATCAGCTCGAACCGGAAGCCGGATCGGTACTGCTGGACGGGCAAGACATCCAGACACTGGAGACCAAAGCGATCGCTCGGAAGCTCGGCCTGCTCTCTCAGGAGAGTACGTCGCCAAACAGCATCTCGGTCGAGGATCTGGTGTACCACGGTCGGTACCCACACCGGGGGTTCTTCGACAGTGTCACCGAAGAAGACGAGGCCGCCGTCGAGCGGGCGATTGACCTGGCCGGCTGTGGACACATCCGTGAGCGCGAAGTCGGTAGCCTCAGTGGCGGTCAGAAGCAACTCGCCTGGATCGCGATGGTTCTCGCACAGGACACTGACGTGCTCTTGCTCGATGAGCCGACGACGTTCCTTGACCTGCACCACCAGCTTGAGGTGATGGAAATAATCGAAACGCTCCGCGATGAGAGCGATATCACCATCGTGGTCGTCCTGCACGACCTCGAGCAGGCGGCCCGCCTCGCTGACCGGATGGTCGCACTCAAAGACGGCGAGATACAGGCTCGGGGACGACCCGAAGATGTGGTCACGGAGCAACTACTCGCGGATGTTTTCGAAATCGAGGCAGAGGTCTCGGCCACGCCACGCGGACCGCGCGTGAATCCAATCCGGGCCCGCCACGATGGTGACGACCACACTGGTGGTGGCGATACTGCTGAGTCGGACCGCGCCGAAGAAGTCGTTGCCGAATAG
- a CDS encoding ABC transporter substrate-binding protein, giving the protein MADDTTDTETPTRREYVKYGGTVLSAGLLAGCTSDAEQGVGTTRTESEAETDTPTGNGSYAVSMSPTGEVTFDSPPETVFTRLTHHADMAFALGHGDTVTAMHAPEYYSGLWNQFVERLPGVSLDWTGLYSSWKPSKEKLYELDSDIHLADPAWIAKQDSWGREDFEEIATNVSPWFGNSLSDRHAEPPSGWANYEYYTLWEQFELVAEAFQEQARYEALAAIHDEMRSTIDANLPPESERPSAVMLAAADLDEIYAYTLDNPGFLTAHTRPFGARDAFEGSVETNSVVDFETLLEADPDIILHLGGFEPSTNLPKRREAFKSDPVGSEITAVQTDRIYPQGARYQGPILHLFQLEMTAKQLYPEQFGEWPTYTEGPYPEIPPEEQLFDRQRVADIVNGDI; this is encoded by the coding sequence ATGGCTGACGACACCACAGACACCGAGACACCGACGCGGAGAGAGTACGTGAAATACGGGGGAACGGTTCTCAGCGCTGGATTGCTTGCGGGATGCACCAGTGACGCCGAGCAGGGAGTCGGGACAACACGGACGGAGTCAGAGGCGGAGACGGACACACCCACTGGGAACGGCTCGTACGCCGTGTCGATGTCACCAACGGGAGAAGTGACGTTCGACTCGCCACCGGAGACCGTCTTTACGCGGCTCACACACCACGCCGACATGGCGTTTGCGCTGGGGCATGGAGATACCGTCACGGCTATGCACGCCCCAGAGTACTACAGTGGGCTATGGAACCAGTTCGTCGAACGGCTGCCGGGGGTGTCGCTGGACTGGACCGGGTTGTACTCCTCGTGGAAACCGAGCAAGGAGAAACTGTACGAACTGGACAGCGATATCCACCTGGCAGACCCGGCTTGGATCGCTAAACAGGACAGCTGGGGTCGGGAGGACTTCGAGGAGATCGCTACCAACGTCTCGCCCTGGTTTGGCAACTCACTGAGTGACCGACACGCCGAACCTCCGTCCGGATGGGCGAACTACGAGTACTACACCCTCTGGGAGCAGTTCGAACTTGTGGCCGAGGCGTTTCAGGAACAGGCCCGCTACGAGGCGCTCGCGGCCATCCACGACGAAATGCGCTCGACCATCGACGCGAACTTGCCACCTGAGTCGGAACGCCCGTCGGCAGTGATGCTCGCCGCGGCTGACCTTGACGAGATATACGCGTACACGCTTGACAACCCCGGGTTCCTGACCGCACACACTCGCCCATTCGGTGCACGGGACGCCTTCGAGGGCTCGGTGGAGACGAACTCAGTGGTCGACTTCGAAACGCTCCTCGAGGCTGACCCGGACATCATTCTGCACCTCGGCGGATTTGAACCGAGTACGAACCTTCCGAAGCGACGGGAGGCGTTCAAATCCGACCCAGTTGGGTCGGAAATCACGGCCGTACAGACCGACCGGATCTACCCCCAGGGGGCGAGATATCAGGGCCCGATACTGCATCTCTTCCAGTTGGAGATGACCGCAAAACAACTGTATCCCGAGCAGTTCGGCGAGTGGCCAACCTACACCGAGGGGCCGTATCCCGAGATTCCGCCCGAAGAACAGCTGTTCGACCGCCAGCGGGTCGCGGACATCGTGAACGGCGACATCTAA
- a CDS encoding zinc-dependent alcohol dehydrogenase family protein: MRAAIYRGPGDITVEEVPRPEIESPTDAIVRVTHTAVCGSDLWFYRGQSDREEGSRVGHEPMGIVEEVGDDVRSVEPGDRVFAPFVVSCGRCEFCRKGLHTSCVNGDSWGGDNGGGQGEYVRATEADGTLVRVPDRHADDEDTLEAILPLTDVMGTGHHAAVSAGVSEGDTCIVVGDGAVGLCGVLAARRLGAERIIAMGHHEDRLELAESFGATETVAARGQDAVDAADDLTNGGANHVLECVGAASAMETAIDVCRPGGTVGYVGVPHGLDDSGLDMFSLFGDNIGLNGGIAPVRAYADELLADVLQGTLDPSPIFTKTVDLNGVPEGYQAMDEREAIKVLVKL; encoded by the coding sequence ATGCGCGCAGCCATCTACCGTGGCCCCGGTGATATCACCGTCGAAGAGGTTCCCCGACCCGAAATCGAATCGCCAACTGACGCGATTGTACGCGTGACCCACACTGCCGTCTGTGGCTCCGACCTGTGGTTCTACCGCGGCCAGAGCGACCGTGAAGAGGGCTCCCGCGTCGGCCACGAACCGATGGGTATCGTCGAGGAAGTCGGCGACGACGTGCGCTCAGTCGAACCCGGCGACCGGGTGTTCGCCCCGTTCGTCGTCAGCTGTGGCCGGTGTGAGTTCTGTCGGAAGGGACTGCACACGTCCTGTGTCAACGGCGACTCATGGGGCGGCGACAACGGCGGCGGCCAGGGCGAGTACGTCCGAGCAACGGAAGCCGACGGGACGCTCGTCCGCGTCCCAGACCGCCACGCCGACGACGAGGACACGCTGGAAGCGATTCTGCCGCTGACAGACGTGATGGGAACGGGCCACCACGCGGCGGTAAGCGCCGGTGTCAGTGAAGGCGACACCTGTATCGTCGTCGGCGACGGGGCCGTTGGACTATGTGGCGTTCTCGCGGCGCGACGCCTCGGTGCGGAACGCATCATCGCGATGGGGCACCACGAGGACCGCCTCGAACTCGCTGAGTCGTTCGGTGCGACAGAGACCGTCGCCGCCCGTGGTCAGGACGCCGTCGACGCCGCGGACGACCTGACTAACGGCGGTGCAAATCACGTCCTCGAATGTGTCGGTGCGGCCTCGGCAATGGAGACCGCTATCGATGTCTGTCGTCCTGGCGGGACCGTCGGCTACGTCGGCGTCCCACACGGCCTCGATGATTCCGGATTGGACATGTTCTCGCTGTTCGGCGATAACATCGGGCTCAACGGTGGCATCGCACCGGTTCGTGCCTACGCCGATGAACTGCTGGCCGATGTGCTGCAGGGCACGCTTGACCCGTCACCGATCTTCACGAAAACAGTCGACCTCAACGGCGTTCCAGAAGGGTATCAGGCGATGGACGAGCGCGAGGCGATCAAAGTTCTCGTCAAGCTGTAA
- a CDS encoding NAD(P)/FAD-dependent oxidoreductase, with protein sequence MTDVLIVGGGPAGLSAALFAQKNGLETTVFDTDGTWMHKAHLFNYLGVGSQDGSAFMETARTQVDSFGVNRKQGTEVTDVHQADSGFEVATEDETYEAPYLVLATGANRDLAASLGCEMTAEDVVDVDVTMETSVDDAYATGGMVRAEEWQAVISAGDGAAAALNILTKEEGEHFHDFDTPADADAMFGPEE encoded by the coding sequence ATGACGGACGTTCTTATTGTCGGTGGTGGTCCCGCCGGCCTGAGTGCGGCACTGTTTGCACAGAAAAACGGCCTGGAAACGACAGTCTTCGACACTGACGGGACCTGGATGCACAAGGCACACCTGTTCAACTATCTTGGGGTAGGTTCTCAGGACGGGTCCGCGTTCATGGAAACCGCCCGGACACAGGTGGATAGCTTCGGCGTCAACAGAAAGCAGGGTACAGAGGTGACTGACGTGCACCAAGCTGACAGCGGATTCGAGGTCGCAACTGAGGACGAGACGTACGAAGCACCCTACCTCGTCCTCGCGACGGGTGCCAACCGTGACCTCGCTGCGTCGCTTGGCTGTGAGATGACCGCTGAAGATGTCGTTGACGTGGACGTGACAATGGAGACGAGTGTCGATGACGCCTACGCGACAGGGGGAATGGTCCGAGCGGAGGAGTGGCAGGCTGTCATCTCCGCTGGCGACGGCGCGGCGGCGGCGCTGAACATTCTCACGAAGGAGGAGGGAGAGCACTTCCACGACTTCGATACGCCTGCCGACGCCGACGCGATGTTCGGTCCCGAAGAGTAG
- a CDS encoding ThuA domain-containing protein, giving the protein MTRVTVWNENVHEQEHEAVADLYPDGIHGTIATALAERGFDTETATLQEPEHGLTGDVLAETDVLTWWGHAAHDEVADEVVARVKERVLDGMGLIVLHSGHYSKIFRELMGTTCSLKWREAAETERLWVVEPGHPIADGIDEYIELPETEMYGERFDIPAPDTLVFNSWFEGGEVFRSGCCYRRGAGRIFYFRPGHETYPIYHNDAVQQVLANACEWAAAGDGPEPSFGNADPIEDIDESDERSVH; this is encoded by the coding sequence ATGACACGCGTCACGGTCTGGAACGAGAACGTCCACGAACAGGAACACGAAGCTGTCGCGGACCTCTACCCAGACGGGATTCACGGCACTATCGCCACAGCACTAGCAGAACGCGGGTTCGACACGGAAACCGCGACGCTTCAGGAGCCTGAACACGGGCTCACCGGGGATGTACTGGCAGAAACGGATGTTCTGACCTGGTGGGGCCACGCCGCGCACGACGAAGTTGCTGACGAGGTTGTCGCCCGAGTGAAAGAGCGGGTCCTCGACGGCATGGGGCTCATCGTCCTCCACTCAGGCCACTATTCCAAGATCTTCCGCGAACTGATGGGAACGACCTGCAGCCTCAAATGGCGCGAAGCCGCCGAAACCGAGCGCCTGTGGGTCGTCGAGCCAGGCCATCCAATCGCCGATGGCATCGACGAGTACATCGAACTCCCAGAAACCGAGATGTACGGCGAGCGCTTCGACATCCCCGCGCCGGACACGCTCGTGTTTAATTCCTGGTTCGAGGGCGGCGAGGTGTTCCGGTCAGGATGTTGCTACCGCCGCGGGGCAGGCCGAATATTCTATTTCCGGCCGGGCCACGAGACCTATCCAATTTACCACAACGACGCGGTCCAGCAGGTCCTCGCCAATGCCTGCGAGTGGGCCGCGGCCGGAGATGGTCCGGAGCCATCGTTTGGCAACGCTGACCCGATTGAGGACATTGACGAAAGCGACGAGCGGTCAGTCCACTGA
- a CDS encoding L-lactate permease has protein sequence MSEHTLVLMALLPLATIAVLMVGLYQPATRTMPIAWAVAAIAAFVGWQMSPTLIAAASIRGALTATRILVIVFGAILLLYTLKQSGAFEVINAGFSSISDDRRVQVILLVFLMGSFIEGAAGFGTPAAIVGPLLVGLGFPPLAAVVVALTGNILAITFGAVGTPLIIGLRDVVFAEGTGASQQVLQQGGFASVGAYVAQIGVWAALIHAIVGIAIPFIGVAMMTRFFGEERSIKPALEVLPLCLFAWASFAIPYVATAYFLGPTFPALLGAMVGLLVVTTTLRAGYFLPDEEWDFGPQAQWPDHWIGSIEPGEGVGTTSGGSREGTVAADGGTATFEDSHSQDMSLGMAWLPYLLVAALLVVTRVVSPVQEFLATNGVLMWNNILGTPFSEGVEMFYLPGSLFVLVAVITYALHGMSTDEIKASWSEALRNIAPAVVALWFAVATVMIMQRTGSAIVLETAPINSGMLGLLSEITASGTGQMFPFFSGFIGAFGAFIAGSNTVSDILFGLFQFQAAQQIGAPTQIVVAAQAVGGAIGNLIAIHNVVAALTVVGLIGEEGRVIRLELIPVLYYGVFTGILTLILAYVVAPGAF, from the coding sequence ATGTCTGAACACACACTGGTGTTGATGGCACTGCTACCACTGGCGACGATTGCGGTGCTGATGGTCGGGCTGTACCAGCCCGCGACACGGACGATGCCTATCGCGTGGGCGGTGGCGGCCATCGCCGCTTTCGTCGGCTGGCAGATGTCCCCTACGCTGATCGCCGCCGCATCAATACGTGGGGCGCTGACAGCGACCAGAATTCTTGTCATCGTCTTTGGGGCGATACTCCTGCTGTACACGCTGAAACAGTCCGGTGCGTTCGAGGTCATCAACGCAGGGTTCTCCTCGATTAGCGACGACCGGCGCGTACAGGTCATCCTGCTCGTCTTCCTCATGGGGTCGTTCATCGAGGGCGCGGCTGGCTTCGGGACGCCCGCAGCCATTGTTGGCCCGCTGCTGGTCGGTCTGGGCTTCCCGCCACTGGCCGCAGTGGTCGTTGCGCTCACGGGGAATATCCTCGCAATCACCTTCGGTGCGGTCGGGACGCCGCTGATCATCGGACTGCGTGACGTGGTGTTCGCGGAGGGCACGGGCGCCTCACAGCAGGTGCTTCAGCAGGGTGGCTTCGCGAGCGTCGGTGCCTACGTCGCCCAGATTGGCGTGTGGGCGGCGCTCATCCACGCTATCGTTGGCATCGCCATCCCGTTCATCGGCGTGGCGATGATGACCCGGTTCTTCGGCGAGGAGCGGTCGATCAAGCCTGCGCTCGAAGTCCTGCCGCTGTGCCTATTCGCGTGGGCTTCCTTTGCCATTCCGTACGTCGCTACCGCGTACTTCCTCGGCCCGACGTTCCCGGCGCTGCTGGGTGCGATGGTCGGGCTGCTCGTGGTCACGACGACGCTGCGAGCTGGCTACTTCCTCCCCGATGAGGAATGGGACTTCGGCCCGCAGGCCCAGTGGCCGGACCACTGGATCGGCAGCATTGAACCCGGAGAGGGTGTCGGCACCACGTCGGGCGGGAGCCGAGAGGGAACTGTTGCAGCCGACGGTGGCACGGCAACGTTTGAAGACTCGCACTCGCAGGACATGTCGCTGGGTATGGCCTGGCTGCCGTACCTCCTCGTCGCCGCGTTGCTCGTCGTGACCCGCGTCGTCAGTCCGGTTCAGGAGTTCCTGGCGACCAACGGCGTTCTCATGTGGAACAACATCCTTGGCACGCCGTTCTCGGAGGGCGTCGAGATGTTCTACCTCCCGGGGAGCCTCTTCGTGCTGGTTGCCGTGATTACCTACGCGCTCCACGGGATGTCCACCGACGAAATCAAGGCCTCGTGGAGTGAGGCGCTTCGGAACATTGCACCGGCTGTCGTCGCGCTGTGGTTCGCGGTCGCAACGGTCATGATCATGCAGCGGACCGGTAGTGCAATCGTGCTGGAGACCGCGCCGATCAACTCCGGGATGCTCGGTCTGTTGTCCGAAATCACGGCAAGTGGGACCGGCCAGATGTTCCCGTTCTTCTCGGGCTTCATCGGCGCGTTCGGCGCGTTCATCGCCGGTTCGAACACTGTCAGCGACATCCTGTTCGGGCTGTTCCAGTTCCAGGCCGCACAGCAGATCGGCGCGCCGACCCAGATCGTCGTTGCCGCACAGGCGGTCGGCGGCGCAATCGGCAATCTCATCGCGATTCACAACGTGGTCGCCGCCCTCACGGTGGTCGGCCTTATTGGCGAGGAGGGGCGTGTCATCCGCCTCGAACTGATTCCGGTGCTGTACTACGGCGTGTTCACGGGCATACTGACGCTCATTCTCGCCTACGTCGTGGCTCCGGGCGCGTTCTAA
- a CDS encoding FAD-binding and (Fe-S)-binding domain-containing protein gives MAYDSRLPEQRDPATDPSANYDYQGDSVNRPDLVSALEQRVDGDVRFDTYTRELFATDASAYEQLPIGVVSPVSTEDVVAVMEYCAAEDIPVLPRGGGTSLAGQAVNEAVVLDFKRYMDETLSVDPEARRARAQAGITIARLNDRLEPHGLKFAPDPAWGDKSVLGGAIGNNTTGAHSLKYGKTDAYIEECEVVLADGTRTTFGWVDVEDIEARAAEAGPDADLETRIYAEVAKILSEDATEIDARYPELKRNVSGYNLDELVDSARERGEVNLARLLAGSEGTLAVVTEAIVSLEPVPDATAVAMLTYDDIISAMQDVAPILDHDPSAVEVMDDVLLDLAAETPEFADVVSMLPEETDSTLLVEFYADSPDDGAQKVADLLADRLPGYDARESPSEEASSVTDAPVHAVDALEAYDADRQAKFWKMRKAGLPILLSRTGDDKHWPFVEDTAVPAENLPEYIADIRELFDEHDTFASYYAHAGPGVLHIRPLLNLKSGDGIETMEAISDAITDLVVQYDGSVSGEHGDGRARTQWNRKLYGDDLWETFRDLKSAFDPDWRLNPGNICGEHDPAENLRYDPDYEFDAGFDPALDWDNENGFQGMVELCHGCAGCTGHQETTGGVMCPTYRAAEEEITSTRGRANMLRSAMDGDLPDDPFEEEFVTEVLDLCIGCKGCKKDCPSGVDMAKLKAEVVHEHHQREGISLRDRLFANVETVLSLGSTFAPVSNWLMDLPGSGLLMEKTVGITEERTLPGFHRTTFRDWWADRGGAMVAASKADRKALLLADPYTNYSHPDVGKAAVEVLEAAGVHVVVPDGVTDSGRPAFSKSMLDHARETAQANVDALAPRIRDGWDVVTIEPSDAVMYQVDYCDLLSGDDVDTVAENTYGICEYLDTYRLGETIPFDESGDSLAYHGHCHQKATKKDHHAVGVLRRAGYAVDPLDSGCCGMAGSFGYEAEHYSMSEGIADLLLGQIDDSPAEQVVAPGASCRSQIDDFGDGETEPPHPIEMVAAAIQ, from the coding sequence ATGGCATACGATTCCCGACTCCCCGAGCAACGTGACCCGGCGACAGACCCGAGCGCGAACTACGACTATCAGGGCGACAGCGTCAATCGACCGGACCTTGTTTCGGCGCTGGAGCAGCGCGTGGACGGCGACGTACGCTTCGACACGTACACTCGTGAGCTGTTCGCAACCGACGCGAGCGCGTACGAACAGCTCCCCATCGGCGTCGTCTCGCCGGTCTCGACCGAGGACGTGGTCGCGGTGATGGAGTACTGCGCCGCGGAGGATATTCCGGTGCTTCCACGGGGCGGCGGGACCAGTCTCGCCGGGCAGGCCGTCAATGAGGCGGTCGTCCTCGATTTCAAGCGGTACATGGACGAGACGCTGTCGGTCGATCCTGAGGCCAGGCGGGCCCGGGCACAGGCCGGTATCACCATCGCCCGTCTCAACGACCGGCTCGAACCCCACGGCCTGAAGTTCGCGCCGGACCCCGCGTGGGGTGACAAGAGTGTTCTCGGCGGTGCAATCGGGAACAACACGACCGGCGCGCACTCGCTAAAATACGGCAAGACAGACGCCTATATCGAGGAGTGCGAGGTCGTCCTCGCGGACGGAACCCGGACGACTTTCGGCTGGGTGGACGTCGAGGACATCGAAGCGCGGGCAGCCGAGGCCGGCCCGGACGCCGACCTCGAAACCCGGATTTACGCCGAAGTCGCGAAGATCCTCTCGGAGGACGCGACGGAGATAGACGCCAGATATCCGGAGCTCAAGCGCAACGTCTCGGGATATAATCTGGATGAACTGGTCGACAGCGCCAGGGAACGCGGCGAAGTCAACCTTGCCCGCTTGCTCGCCGGGAGCGAAGGGACACTGGCTGTTGTCACTGAGGCGATAGTCTCGCTCGAACCCGTTCCCGACGCTACGGCCGTCGCCATGCTGACCTACGACGACATCATCTCGGCGATGCAAGACGTCGCCCCGATTCTCGACCATGACCCATCGGCCGTCGAGGTGATGGACGACGTGCTTCTGGACCTTGCCGCGGAGACGCCAGAGTTCGCCGACGTCGTCAGTATGCTCCCCGAAGAGACGGATTCGACGCTGCTTGTCGAGTTCTACGCCGATTCGCCTGATGATGGCGCTCAGAAGGTCGCCGACCTGCTCGCTGACCGACTCCCGGGCTACGACGCCAGAGAGTCCCCGAGCGAGGAGGCGAGTTCGGTTACCGATGCCCCAGTCCACGCTGTCGATGCGCTGGAGGCATACGACGCGGACCGACAGGCGAAGTTCTGGAAGATGCGCAAGGCTGGGTTGCCGATCCTCCTGTCGCGGACTGGTGACGACAAGCACTGGCCGTTCGTCGAGGATACGGCGGTCCCGGCCGAGAATCTCCCGGAATACATCGCCGACATCCGGGAGTTGTTCGACGAGCACGACACGTTCGCCTCCTACTACGCCCACGCCGGCCCCGGCGTCCTGCACATCAGGCCGCTATTGAACCTGAAATCCGGCGATGGCATCGAGACGATGGAGGCCATCTCCGACGCTATCACTGACCTTGTCGTCCAGTACGATGGGTCCGTGTCGGGTGAACACGGCGACGGTCGCGCCCGAACCCAGTGGAACCGCAAGCTCTACGGCGACGACCTCTGGGAGACGTTCCGCGACCTGAAGTCGGCGTTCGACCCTGACTGGCGGCTGAACCCGGGCAACATCTGTGGTGAGCACGACCCGGCTGAGAATCTCCGGTACGACCCCGACTACGAGTTCGACGCGGGCTTCGACCCCGCACTCGACTGGGACAACGAGAACGGGTTCCAGGGGATGGTCGAACTCTGTCACGGCTGTGCGGGCTGTACCGGCCATCAGGAGACTACCGGCGGCGTCATGTGTCCGACCTACCGCGCCGCAGAGGAGGAAATCACGAGCACTCGCGGCCGGGCGAACATGCTCCGGTCGGCGATGGACGGTGACCTTCCGGACGACCCCTTCGAGGAGGAGTTCGTCACGGAAGTTCTGGACCTCTGTATCGGCTGTAAGGGCTGCAAAAAGGACTGTCCGAGCGGCGTTGACATGGCGAAGCTCAAGGCCGAGGTGGTCCACGAACATCACCAGCGAGAGGGTATTTCGCTTCGTGACCGGCTGTTCGCCAACGTCGAGACAGTGCTCTCGCTGGGAAGCACGTTCGCCCCGGTGTCGAACTGGCTGATGGACCTGCCGGGCTCGGGACTGCTCATGGAGAAAACGGTCGGTATCACGGAAGAGCGGACGCTACCCGGCTTCCACCGGACCACGTTCCGGGACTGGTGGGCTGACCGCGGCGGCGCAATGGTCGCGGCGAGCAAAGCTGACCGAAAGGCGCTCTTGCTTGCCGACCCCTACACGAACTATAGCCACCCGGACGTCGGGAAGGCCGCCGTAGAAGTGCTGGAGGCGGCGGGCGTCCACGTGGTCGTGCCTGACGGTGTGACCGACAGCGGTCGTCCCGCGTTCTCCAAGAGTATGCTGGACCACGCCCGCGAGACGGCACAGGCGAACGTGGACGCGCTCGCGCCACGAATCCGCGACGGCTGGGACGTGGTCACTATCGAACCTTCCGACGCAGTCATGTATCAGGTCGACTACTGTGACCTGCTCTCCGGCGACGATGTCGATACCGTCGCGGAGAACACGTACGGCATCTGCGAGTATCTCGACACGTACCGGCTGGGAGAGACGATCCCCTTCGACGAATCGGGCGACTCGCTGGCGTACCACGGCCACTGCCACCAGAAGGCGACGAAGAAAGACCACCACGCTGTCGGCGTTCTGCGCCGGGCCGGATATGCTGTCGACCCGCTTGATTCGGGCTGTTGTGGCATGGCCGGCAGTTTCGGCTACGAGGCCGAACACTACTCGATGAGCGAGGGTATCGCGGACCTCCTGCTGGGACAGATAGACGACTCCCCTGCTGAGCAAGTCGTCGCACCCGGCGCATCCTGCCGGTCCCAGATCGACGATTTCGGCGATGGCGAGACTGAGCCGCCACATCCCATCGAGATGGTTGCAGCGGCGATCCAGTAA